Proteins from a single region of Neodiprion virginianus isolate iyNeoVirg1 chromosome 4, iyNeoVirg1.1, whole genome shotgun sequence:
- the LOC124303901 gene encoding SCY1-like protein 2, protein MDVLNKLRNTVSNTISNTISNTVNSTAYGLSQLSSVLPGNPVTREFEATAHVGSAGPGLLWKVYSGYKKSTKQEAAIFVFEKRQLDRWSGKVEREAVLDSLRRGVTQITKLRHPQVLIVQHPLEESRDSLAFATEPVFASLANVLGRLENVPQPTPAALRDYKLLDVEIRYGLMQLGEGLAFLHTDVKLLHRNLCPEAIMINGHGAWKIFGFDFCAVNQSPNDKQPSWSYADYDPTIPSIAQPSLDYLAPECAIAGSCSPPSDIFSLGMLVYVLHSPGGRPLNECHGDPSKCRRFLGDLKNSLSSSKLSHIPEPLRDTTKLMLSNNPELRPDAHQFIKIDYFTDIGVRTLNYLDKLFQWDNLQKSQFYKGLPKVIKQLPHRVALHRVLPALYKEFVNAPMVPFVLPSVLQVSENGTAEEFKEHILPNLKPVLALEDPPQVSLVLLQRVDLLLKLCPADAIRNDVLPLLTRALDSDWEQLQELCLAALPSIANLIDGPSMKNAILPRIKKLCLASKGSTNLGVRVNCLLCLAKMLDHLDKWLILDQILPFLQEVPHSGEPAVLMAIIGIYKLVLTHSKLGMSKEMLATRILPFLLPFCVEPGLSPTQFETLASLVGDMVTRVTSEHREALRQLDAVRKEAQQFDQALSQAGNPTSSSLSDTFAGIELAPPPTAAAKTCDTKVLSLQEKQKLVQQQEAHQRLQAQAPMAPKPIVQPLKSKPKDLTDTLLQNNLNQLNKPLTKSSSSESNYAALQSPSWGKTGMTNGMTNSQTQWGGLAITAGPQTVQNPMPGWGSNAMNPTMNWGGSQQSAPNWNQTRVNQNIGQNWGSSVNSGIRPQWRPEGGAQGMSQPLVSQPQTTPNLSTQDIMDLLS, encoded by the exons ATGGACGTCTTGAACAAGCTCCGAAACACAGTGAGCAACACCATAAGCAATACTATAAGCAACACTGTTAACAGTACAGCTTATGGTCTCTCCCAACTGTCAAGTGTTCTGCCTGGAAATCCAGTAACCAGAGAATTTGAAGCAACTGCACATGTCGGCAGCGCTGGTCCAGGCCTGCTATGGAAGGTTTACAGTGGttataaaaaatcaaccaaACAGGAAGCAGCTATATTTGTCTTTGAGAAACGCCAGCTAGACCGATGGTCTGGAAAAGTTGAGCGTGAAGCTGTTCTTGATTCTCTCAGACGTGGGGTTACTCAAATCACAAAACTCCGCCATCCTCAGGTTCTGATAGTTCAGCATCCGCTGGAGGAGTCGCGGGACAGTTTAGCCTTTGCTACCGAACCAGTATTTGCAAGCCTTGCTAACGTACTAGGCCGGCTTGAAAATGTACCTCAACCAACGCCAGCTGCTTTAAGAGATTATAAACTACTTGATGTCGAAATTCGCTACGGTCTCATGCAGCTAGGCGAAGGTTTAGCCTTTCTCCATACTGATGTCAAACTGTTGCACAGAAATTTGTGCCCAGAAGCCATTATGATCAATGGACATGGAGcctggaaaatttttggatttgATTTCTGTGCTGTTAATCAGAGCCCAAACGATAAACAG cCATCGTGGTCATATGCAGATTATGATCCAACAATACCGAGTATCGCACAGCCATCTTTAGATTATTTAGCACCTGAGTGTGCAATTGCAGGCAGCTGCAGTCCACCtagtgatattttttcactggGCATGCTCGTGTATGTCTTACATTCACCAGGGGGCCGTCCACTGAACGAATGTCATGGAGATCCGTCAAAATGCCGACGCTTTTTGGGAGATCTAAAGAACTCTCTTTCCTCATCTAAACTTAGTCACATTCCTGAACCACTAAGAGATACTACAAAACTCATGCTAAGTAATAATCCTGAACTGAGACCAGATGCGCATCAATTTATTAAG ATTGATTACTTTACTGATATTGGAGTGCGGACATTGAACTATTTGGACAAACTCTTTCAATGGGACAATCTACAAAAGTCCCAGTTTTACAAAGGTCTGCCAAAAGTAATAAAGCAACTTCCGCACAGAGTTGCCCTACACAGAGTATTACCAGCCCTCTACAAAGAATTTGTTAATGCTCCAATGGTGCCTTTTGTACTCCCAAGTGTACTACAAGTATCGGAAAATGGCACTGCTGAAGAATTCAAGGAACACATTTTACCCAACCTAAAACCTGTGTTGGCACTGGAAGACCCACCACAG GTCAGCTTAGTTTTACTACAACGTGTCGATCTACTTTTGAAACTGTGCCCGGCTGATGCGATCAGAAACGATGTCCTGCCACTTCTTACACGAGCTCTAGATTCCGATTGGGAGCAGCTGCAAGAGCTCTGCCTTGCTGCGCTCCCTTCTATAGCCAACTTGATCGATGGACCATCAATGAAAAATGCGATTTTAcctagaattaaaaaattatgtctAGCAAGTAAAGGTAGTACCAACTTGGGGGTGAGGGTGAACTGTCTTCTGTGCCTTGCTAAAATGCTAGACCACTTGGACAAGTGGTTGATTCTAGATCAAATTCTTCCATTTCTCCAAGAAGTCCCACATTCTGGCGAACCTGCCGTTTTAATGGCCATTATAG GTATTTACAAGCTGGTACTGACCCACAGCAAGCTGGGCATGAGTAAGGAAATGTTGGCAACTCGAATTTTGCCATTTCTGCTTCCATTCTGTGTTGAGCCAGGACTTAGTCCCACACAATTTGAAACACTAGCTTCGCTTGTGGGAGACATGGTGACACGAGTTACCTCTGAGCATCGTGAAGCTCTCCGTCAACTGGATGCTGTCCGAAAGGAAGCTCAACAATTTGATCAGGCTCTTTCCCAAGCTGGCAATCCTACATCTAGTAGTTTGAGTGACACGTTCGCTGGAATTGAACTAGCACCACCGCCTACTGCTGCGGCAAAAACGTGCGATACAAAAGTACTCAGCCTACAAGAGAAGCAAAA actCGTCCAGCAACAAGAAGCACATCAGAGACTGCAAGCCCAAGCGCCAATGGCTCCAAAGCCAATTGTTCAACCTCTGAAATCCAAGCCCAAAGATCTAACTGACACGCTTTTACAAAATAATCTAAATCAGCTGAACAAACCTTTAACTAAGTCTTCAAGTTCTGAATCAAATTATGCCGCGTTGCAGTCTCCGTCCTGGGGAAAGACTGGAATGACTAACGGTATGACAAACAGTCAAACTCAGTGGGGTGGTCTAGCAATCACAGCTGGACCACAAACTGTTCAAAACCCAATGCCAGGTTGGGGTTCAAACGCAATGAATCCAACTATGAATTGGGGGGGATCTCAGCAATCTGCACCAAACTGGAATCAGACTAGAGTCAATCAAAATATAGGTCAGAATTGGGGATCATCTGTAAATTCTGGAATAAGGCCACAATGGAGACCGGAAGGAGGGGCACAGGGGATGTCTCAACCTCTTGTATCCCAGCCACAAACGACTCCGAATCTATCCACACAAGACATTATGGACTTACTTAGCTAA
- the LOC124302426 gene encoding histone H4 — MTGRGKGGKGLGKGGAKRHRKVLRDNIQGITKPAIRRLARRGGVKRISGLIYEETRGVLKVFLENVIRDAVTYTEHAKRKTVTAMDVVYALKRQGRTLYGFGG; from the coding sequence ATGACTGGTCGTGGAAAGGGAGGTAAGGGATTGGGTAAAGGAGGCGCAAAGCGTCACAGGAAGGTACTTCGCGACAACATCCAAGGCATCACCAAGCCGGCCATTCGTCGGTTGGCTCGACGTGGAGGCGTGAAGCGAATCTCAGGTCTCATTTACGAGGAGACTCGCGGTGTCCTCAAGGTCTTCCTTGAGAACGTGATTCGTGACGCTGTGACCTACACGGAGCACGCGAAGAGGAAGACTGTCACCGCTATGGACGTCGTCTATGCCTTGAAGCGCCAGGGACGCACTCTCTACGGTTTCGGCGGTTAA
- the LOC124303905 gene encoding uncharacterized protein LOC124303905 isoform X2, with product MYGVVLSYLHSDSEPDIYLWKGSVTLTPILFIAFWSLADPWSRTIVNLATVPRFVGLTGVALLAIGILASGYLETGGVGAYLARLSAGAVMGIGASTVLLQSENLLRRHFRTRLVLVLTLKRISFSLGIAMMPGYAYMLLQNTGLQTGLLLLSTALLPGILGACAFDAPVLQRTTPYRLLISEEDNELSIRETPEETLSFPNLEEEFRNETEENDGTTTGEPIPTPLFSEGSNSYSYDEPEDDINLFVTPSGSSTTTWLEEFRTLRLIKFWSAVVTWFSIKGCAFSLLVLSPSMAMTQGQGFTTLGQSVTLTTVIGLGTFLPGAASIWSPKTARWRSVYFGTMCWLGSAALWGIVSSSKHVWFLLWAFVGGVSIGGCSVAEESALRDLLGAKGANRALRGLSMIVGLALLFLIFIEDFSTCLRIVSIAELVGGGYWILTPCFGALRARWSKR from the exons ATGTACGGCGTCGTCTTGAGTTATTTGCACAGCGATTCGGAACCAGATATCTATCTTTGGAAGGGGAGCGTCACCCTCACGCCGATACTGTTTATCGCTTTCTGGAGTTTAGCCG ATCCATGGAGCCGTACGATTGTAAACCTTGCCACAGTACCACGTTTCGTAGGGCTGACAGGAGTAGCTCTGCTTGCGATCGGCATCCTAGCATCGGGATACCTCGAGACAGGAGGAGTCGGAGCTTATCTTGCGCGGTTGAGTGCCGGCGCTGTTATGGGGATAGGCGCAAGCACGGTGCTGTTGCAGAGCGAGAATCTTCTACGAAGACATTTTCGGACGAGATTAGTTCTAGTATTGACGTTGAAGCGAATATCGTTTTCTCTTGGCATCGCGATGATGCCTGGATACGCCTACATGCTGTTGCAAAACACCGGGCTTCAAACGGGCCTCCTGCTTCTCTCCACGGCCCTTTTACCCGGCATCCTTGGTGCTTGTGCCTTCGACGCCCCCGTACTCCAGAGAACAACGCCGTACCGTCTGCTCATCTCCGAAGAGGACAACGAATTGAGCATTCGAGAAACCCCCGAAGAGACACTGAGCTTTCCGAATCTGGAGGAAGAATTCAGAAATGAAACAGAAGAGAATGATGGGACAACCACCGGAGAACCAATCCCAACACCTCTTTTCAGTGAAGGGAGTAATTCGTACTCTTACGACGAGCCGGAGGATGATATAAATCTATTCGTCACCCCTAGTGGTTCTTCCACGACCACCTGGCTCGAAGAATTTCGAACACTGCGACTAATCAAGTTCTGGAGTGCCGTTGTTACTTGGTTTTCCATCAAGGGCTGCGCGTTTTCCCTCCTCGTGCTTTCTCCGTCTATGGCCATGACCCAAGGCCAGGGGTTCACCACCCTCGGTCAGTCCGTCACGTTGACTACCGTCATCGGTCTAGGGACGTTTCTACCTGGTGCAGCTTCTATTTGGAGTCCCAAGACTGCGCGATGGCGAAGCGTTTATTTTGGAACCATGTGCTGGCTTGGAAGCGCTGCGCTCTGGG GAATCGTTTCCAGCAGTAAGCATGTATGGTTTTTACTTTGGGCTTTCGTTGGAGGAGTGAGTATAGGCGGTTGTTCTGTTGCGGAGGAAAGTGCACTCCGTGATCTACTCGGAGCAAAAGGTGCCAATAGAGCACTCAGAGGACTCAGTATGATTGTGGGACTGGCTTTGCTGTTTCTAATATTTATCGAGG ATTTCTCAACCTGCCTACGAATTGTGTCGATAGCTGAACTCGTGGGAGGTGGGTACTGGATTCTTACGCCATGCTTTGGTGCGTTGCGGGCACGATGGTCAAAGCGGTGA
- the LOC124303905 gene encoding uncharacterized protein LOC124303905 isoform X1 produces MPRTQRLRLDNVVTSMAELGPTIPDGGYSWLVFLGIIMIQITVPSVLSMYGVVLSYLHSDSEPDIYLWKGSVTLTPILFIAFWSLADPWSRTIVNLATVPRFVGLTGVALLAIGILASGYLETGGVGAYLARLSAGAVMGIGASTVLLQSENLLRRHFRTRLVLVLTLKRISFSLGIAMMPGYAYMLLQNTGLQTGLLLLSTALLPGILGACAFDAPVLQRTTPYRLLISEEDNELSIRETPEETLSFPNLEEEFRNETEENDGTTTGEPIPTPLFSEGSNSYSYDEPEDDINLFVTPSGSSTTTWLEEFRTLRLIKFWSAVVTWFSIKGCAFSLLVLSPSMAMTQGQGFTTLGQSVTLTTVIGLGTFLPGAASIWSPKTARWRSVYFGTMCWLGSAALWGIVSSSKHVWFLLWAFVGGVSIGGCSVAEESALRDLLGAKGANRALRGLSMIVGLALLFLIFIEDFSTCLRIVSIAELVGGGYWILTPCFGALRARWSKR; encoded by the exons ATGCCCCGTACTCAGCGTCTTCGTTTGGACAACGTGGTCACGTCGATGGCGGAATTGGGCCCCACAATTCCCGATGGCGGTTATTCCTGGCTTGTGTTTCTCGGTATTATCATGATTCAG ATCACGGTTCCTAGTGTCCTGTCGATGTACGGCGTCGTCTTGAGTTATTTGCACAGCGATTCGGAACCAGATATCTATCTTTGGAAGGGGAGCGTCACCCTCACGCCGATACTGTTTATCGCTTTCTGGAGTTTAGCCG ATCCATGGAGCCGTACGATTGTAAACCTTGCCACAGTACCACGTTTCGTAGGGCTGACAGGAGTAGCTCTGCTTGCGATCGGCATCCTAGCATCGGGATACCTCGAGACAGGAGGAGTCGGAGCTTATCTTGCGCGGTTGAGTGCCGGCGCTGTTATGGGGATAGGCGCAAGCACGGTGCTGTTGCAGAGCGAGAATCTTCTACGAAGACATTTTCGGACGAGATTAGTTCTAGTATTGACGTTGAAGCGAATATCGTTTTCTCTTGGCATCGCGATGATGCCTGGATACGCCTACATGCTGTTGCAAAACACCGGGCTTCAAACGGGCCTCCTGCTTCTCTCCACGGCCCTTTTACCCGGCATCCTTGGTGCTTGTGCCTTCGACGCCCCCGTACTCCAGAGAACAACGCCGTACCGTCTGCTCATCTCCGAAGAGGACAACGAATTGAGCATTCGAGAAACCCCCGAAGAGACACTGAGCTTTCCGAATCTGGAGGAAGAATTCAGAAATGAAACAGAAGAGAATGATGGGACAACCACCGGAGAACCAATCCCAACACCTCTTTTCAGTGAAGGGAGTAATTCGTACTCTTACGACGAGCCGGAGGATGATATAAATCTATTCGTCACCCCTAGTGGTTCTTCCACGACCACCTGGCTCGAAGAATTTCGAACACTGCGACTAATCAAGTTCTGGAGTGCCGTTGTTACTTGGTTTTCCATCAAGGGCTGCGCGTTTTCCCTCCTCGTGCTTTCTCCGTCTATGGCCATGACCCAAGGCCAGGGGTTCACCACCCTCGGTCAGTCCGTCACGTTGACTACCGTCATCGGTCTAGGGACGTTTCTACCTGGTGCAGCTTCTATTTGGAGTCCCAAGACTGCGCGATGGCGAAGCGTTTATTTTGGAACCATGTGCTGGCTTGGAAGCGCTGCGCTCTGGG GAATCGTTTCCAGCAGTAAGCATGTATGGTTTTTACTTTGGGCTTTCGTTGGAGGAGTGAGTATAGGCGGTTGTTCTGTTGCGGAGGAAAGTGCACTCCGTGATCTACTCGGAGCAAAAGGTGCCAATAGAGCACTCAGAGGACTCAGTATGATTGTGGGACTGGCTTTGCTGTTTCTAATATTTATCGAGG ATTTCTCAACCTGCCTACGAATTGTGTCGATAGCTGAACTCGTGGGAGGTGGGTACTGGATTCTTACGCCATGCTTTGGTGCGTTGCGGGCACGATGGTCAAAGCGGTGA